The window CCAGCGTTGCTTCGCTTTCCTGGCGAGTGAGGTTCTGTTGGCGCGTGGCGTCGAGGATCAAGCGATGCGAGAGCATGGCGATGGGCGATGTCCCGGCGATCCGGTGGCCGCACTTGACCTGATTGAAGCGCAGGGTTTGCTCCACCAGTTGATACGGCAGGATCAGCGACAATTGCCGGGAGTTTTCGCTGTAGGTGAAATCGCTGGGCCTTGAGGCATCGATCAGCGTGATGTCACCGGCGGACAACAACACCTTGTCGTCGCCCTGAGCCATACCCGCCGTGCCATCGAGCTGGAACACCGCGAAGTATTTGCCGCCCTCGCCCGCCGCGACTTCATGCGGCGTGCGGTACAACCGCGCCTGGCAGGCATCGACGAAACTGAGTTTGAGGGCATCGCTGCGGTATTCCCTGATCTGACCGGCGAAACCGGCGCCCAGGGGTTGTGCGTTAAAGGCGCCACAGATCTGGTTGATCTGATGAATCCATTGATCGAACCCATCCTGGCGCTGTGCGTTTGTAGAAATCATGGCAGGCCTCACGCAGGCTTATTTTTATTGTCTACGTCAAAACACAGGTTCTCCTGAACAGCGACTCTCCCTGAACGGCGACGGGTTACTTCAACCCGCCAAACCGTCGATAAAAACTCTCGCCCACATCCGGCAACGGTCCGTCGGCGGTTTCCAGGGCACTGTTCAGCCATTCCTCGGCCTTGGCGTAGATCAAACGATAAATATTGCGGCACAACTGCCGGGCCGCGCGGCCTTCCCAATCGCCGGGCAACAACTCGTCCGGCAGTTGCGGGTCGCGCAGCAGCAGTTTGCGGTATTCATGAATAAGCAGGATCCGCGCCAGGAAGCAGTCGGACGGCTGCAGGTTTTCCTGCTCGCGAAGCGCTTGCCAGAGCGGTCGGAACAGTTGAATGAATTCGCTGTAGTGGGTCGCCAGTTCCTCGATGTTCCAGCTCTCGCGCACTTGCAGGCGCAGCGCCTTGGAGGCCAGTACGTCCTGGGCCGTGGTTTCGAAGACGATGGTGTCTTCCTGGGCGCCGAGGTCGAGCAAGGTTGCATTGACGTCGGTGCGATCGCTGCGCGGGCAGGCCAGGACTACGGGCGAAATCGCACCAAAACCTTGCCACTCCAGTTCTTCGCGCACTTGTTTGCGCTTGTCCTGGGTCAGTTGCGAAAGCATCACCAGGCACCACGAACCGTCCCAGGCCGGCATCGTGGTGCTGTAGACCCGCTTGAAGGCCTTGTCGAAACGCCGGCGACCGGTGCCGGTCAGGCTGTAGTAGCTGCGACGGCCGACTTTCTCGGCGGTCAGCCAGCCTTCCTTGGTCAGGCGAAAAATCGAGGTGCGGATCAGGCGTTCGTTGATGCCGATCGGTTCAAGCAATTGAATCAGGCTGCCAAGCCACACCGTCCCGCCGTGGGGTTCGATGGCATCACCGTACAAGGTGATGATCAAGGAACTGGCGCGAATCGGCGTCTGCTCCTGGAAGCGGGTAATCAGATGGTTCAAGGGTGTCAGGGACGACATGGGCGTACCGAGCAAAAAAAAGAAAAGGAATATACCGAAAGCTTTGGGGTTAATCCCAATCCCTTGTGGGAGCCAGCCTGCTGGCGATGGTGTGTCAGTCGACGCCAAGGTAGCTGACACACTTTCGCCAGCAGGCTGGCTCCTACAGGAGGGCAGTGTTCACAGGTTACTGCCTTTAGGCCGTAACCCGCTGTCGCTGATCCGTGGCCGATCCGGCTCCGGCTCGCTCAGCGGTTCGCACACCTGCATCTGCTCCAGGCAACGCTGGGCCAGTTGTTGATACTCGCGGGTCCCCGCCTGCTTCCACGCCACTTCCTGATCGCTGAGGGTGCGCTTGACGCTGGCCGGCGCGCCCATGACCAGCGACTGCTCGGCGCACTCGAAACCGGCCTTGACGAACGCCGCCGCCGAGACGAATGAACGCGGGCCGATCCGGGCGTTGTCCATCACCACCGCATTCATTCCCACCAGCGCGTCGGCGCCGATGCGGCAACCGTGCAGCACCGCGCCGTGACCGATGTGGCCGTTGCGCTCGACCACGG of the Pseudomonas sp. MAG733B genome contains:
- the paaY gene encoding phenylacetic acid degradation protein PaaY, with protein sequence MTCYSLDGLTPVVDPTAYVHPSAVLIGDVIIGPHCYVGPLASLRGDFGRIVLEEGANLQDTCVMHGFPDSDTVVERNGHIGHGAVLHGCRIGADALVGMNAVVMDNARIGPRSFVSAAAFVKAGFECAEQSLVMGAPASVKRTLSDQEVAWKQAGTREYQQLAQRCLEQMQVCEPLSEPEPDRPRISDSGLRPKGSNL
- the paaX gene encoding phenylacetic acid degradation operon negative regulatory protein PaaX, whose translation is MSSLTPLNHLITRFQEQTPIRASSLIITLYGDAIEPHGGTVWLGSLIQLLEPIGINERLIRTSIFRLTKEGWLTAEKVGRRSYYSLTGTGRRRFDKAFKRVYSTTMPAWDGSWCLVMLSQLTQDKRKQVREELEWQGFGAISPVVLACPRSDRTDVNATLLDLGAQEDTIVFETTAQDVLASKALRLQVRESWNIEELATHYSEFIQLFRPLWQALREQENLQPSDCFLARILLIHEYRKLLLRDPQLPDELLPGDWEGRAARQLCRNIYRLIYAKAEEWLNSALETADGPLPDVGESFYRRFGGLK
- the feaR gene encoding transcriptional regulator FeaR, with amino-acid sequence MISTNAQRQDGFDQWIHQINQICGAFNAQPLGAGFAGQIREYRSDALKLSFVDACQARLYRTPHEVAAGEGGKYFAVFQLDGTAGMAQGDDKVLLSAGDITLIDASRPSDFTYSENSRQLSLILPYQLVEQTLRFNQVKCGHRIAGTSPIAMLSHRLILDATRQQNLTRQESEATLEAIVSLLRPAISQTDDCADPHERIFRKTLSFIDANIRSEELCPEWLAREVGMSTRGLYRMFAKKGLVVARYIKNRRLDLCAESLRQSGREEKLSVLGYSWGFSDSSYFSTAFKSRFGIAPGEYRKQHA